One Stratiformator vulcanicus genomic window, CATTCGTGATCTACGAACTCCGCGACGGAACCTATTTTCAAGCCGCCATCGTCAAGTCGAATCAATACGTCGTCGAATACCAGGTCGACAACCTCGACAATCACTTCCAAGCCTTCACAACCGACCTCGCGACCCTCACGACCGCGTTCCAGGAATACGCACGCGATGACCCCGCATGGCGGGAACGTTACGATTGGCAGAAGCTGGAATTGTGAAAGGGCCGCTTGGTCACTTTAGGGTTGCCACCTTTTACCAAAGACCGACAGTTGCCGAAGTACGTCCGGATCGATGTCCTCACTAATAAAGCGGACCGAGCCGTCGGTCATTAGGAATTGACAACCGGGCGAGCTGTCAAAATCCTGCCAGGGGCTGCCGAAGCCCCATGTGTGACTATTAATGCCGAGCAGCGGGTCGCGAAAGTTTCGCTGGGAGTGCCACGGCTGAAAGTTCGACCGAACCTCGCCGACCAGCAACTTATTCGCACTGCGAGCATCTTCTGGCCGGAGCGAAACGGAGCGATCAGCTCCCATGAAGTGGGCATTCGCGGCAAAGTGCATCACAGACGGCTCGGCGGCACCCGTGGGTTCGTAATTGTCGATGCGATAAACCGGCAGCGATTGTTCCTGGAATTTGTCGCTCAACTTATGAAAGTTATCCCGGCGCGTCGCGTTTAATAAGTCTTCACTGATTTGCCGCGCGCGTCTAGAAACCGGGGGGGCGGCCAAATCGTGGAGAACGTGCACCGTCCACGGTCGCGGATCGCGGGCCTGTGAGTCGAAGACGCCCCCGGGCGGCAATTGGCGGTTGCTTCGAGTAATCGCTTTCCCGATGGCCGTTAATTTGTCTTGCGAGTACATCCGCTGTCGATATAGCTCAAAACGATTCTCCAGGGAGTCTTCGGAGGAAAATGCGAGCAGCGCAGTGCGTTCGGCAATTCCCGTTACCGCCCAGCCCGCAATCAAAAAACAGACCGCACCCCCGAGAACAGGAACGAATAACGTTCGCAACCGGCCATCTTTTGCAACCCGCAATCGCATTATTATCGCGACCACTAAGGAAAATAAGATTGGAGGAATTAATGCAAAGACAGTTGATCCAAGCTCGATACTTTTCGTTCCGCCTGAAAGCTCGCGACGTAAATGCGACACCCAGCCGAACGGCAGGTAATAACATAACTCGACGAGAAACTTCAGGCCCGCACAATTAAGAACGAAAAGTAATCCCGTAAACGCGACGAGACTAAGAACGATGCGGCGAAGAGACATGAAACCGGGCCTCATTTAATAATCGCCGACTTCTTCGCCGTCGTTCGGGAGAGCCAGCCGCCGGAGGACTTCCGGGTCGATGTCCTCGTTAATTTCCCGCGCCGAACCGTCGGCCATGGCGAATTGGCAGATGTCTCGCTCCCACGGCCCGTCAAAACCCCACGGATGCGTGCCGAGACCGAGTGTCGGATCGCGAAAATTATGGGGTGACGCCCATGGTTGCAGATTCTGCGTGACTTCCCCGATGAGCAACGTGTTACTTGTGCCATCGGTGATTTCTTGAAGTCTTAATTGCCGGTCGGCCCCCATCACGCGCGCGTTGGCCGCGTAATGGCTGAAGTAGTCTGCGACGTCAGCCGGGCCGAATGTCAGTGGAGTTCGATATGTCCCTATCGATTCTTGCAGAAGTCTTCGATTTTCGCCGGAGTCCCAGTCTTTCGAGAGGTCCAGTTGGTCATAGAGAATCGGCTCATCAATATACGGAAGAATCAGTGTCGCCCAACCGTGTCGCCCACGTCCGTCGGAGTGATAAAGTCCGCCCGGCGGAAGCTGTTGATCGTGCGTGTCGGCGTAATTATAGATTCCTAGCACGATGTTCTTTAGGTTGTTTTTTGATTGGGATATGTATGAGCTTTCACGGATTGAGTTGTAACCGAGCAGCGGCTCCGGTGCTGATATCAGCCAGCCGGTTTGATGCACCACGCCCGTCGCCGCGGTCCCGGAGGCGAACATGATTACGACCAGACCGACAACGGCGAGAGATCGGCCGAGCGGCCAAGCCGTACGCCGCCGCCCGTTCTGATCAGGCGTTGCTTTGGAAAGCCAACGTGCTGTGAGATGCACACCGACCACGATCCCGGCCAAGGCGATGACAGCGATGATTCCGCCAACGAGGTCGAAGTCGACTTCAGGAAGCGTCCTGCGAAGAAAGAGAATCCAGCCGAACGACAAAATTAAGGCCATCTGAAGCGGGAATGCAAATCCGGCGCAGGCGAGCAGGCCGAGCACAATTAGACCGACCGCGATCCACCACCTATGTCGCGGGCGAATTTGCGGGGCTTCTGCGTCGGTCACGGCGAAGTCCCCTTGAAGATCGGCTCGTCGCTGACCTCTCGAATGTTCCCGTCGACGGAAATTCCGAACCTTTCGTCATAGATTTCCGGTTCGACAACCAAGAGCCGCGTCGGCTCATCGGCGGCGAGTTCCGCGCCAATCACAATCAGCCGGCTCAACCCCGCCCCCGGCATCGTCCAGTCGACATCGTCCATGGCGTCGATGTCTTCATCGGTCGGCAGCCGGCCGTCGTTGGTCGCGGCGAATTCGCGGACGGCGGAGCGCACGCGATGCAGCGCATCGCGACGTTCCTGAGCGAACGGCGTTTTCATAGCCTCCGCTTCATCGGGCGTCGCCAGCTTGTGC contains:
- a CDS encoding DUF1559 family PulG-like putative transporter, translated to MLGLLACAGFAFPLQMALILSFGWILFLRRTLPEVDFDLVGGIIAVIALAGIVVGVHLTARWLSKATPDQNGRRRTAWPLGRSLAVVGLVVIMFASGTAATGVVHQTGWLISAPEPLLGYNSIRESSYISQSKNNLKNIVLGIYNYADTHDQQLPPGGLYHSDGRGRHGWATLILPYIDEPILYDQLDLSKDWDSGENRRLLQESIGTYRTPLTFGPADVADYFSHYAANARVMGADRQLRLQEITDGTSNTLLIGEVTQNLQPWASPHNFRDPTLGLGTHPWGFDGPWERDICQFAMADGSAREINEDIDPEVLRRLALPNDGEEVGDY
- a CDS encoding H-X9-DG-CTERM domain-containing protein codes for the protein MRLRVAKDGRLRTLFVPVLGGAVCFLIAGWAVTGIAERTALLAFSSEDSLENRFELYRQRMYSQDKLTAIGKAITRSNRQLPPGGVFDSQARDPRPWTVHVLHDLAAPPVSRRARQISEDLLNATRRDNFHKLSDKFQEQSLPVYRIDNYEPTGAAEPSVMHFAANAHFMGADRSVSLRPEDARSANKLLVGEVRSNFQPWHSQRNFRDPLLGINSHTWGFGSPWQDFDSSPGCQFLMTDGSVRFISEDIDPDVLRQLSVFGKRWQP